In one Streptomyces sp. NBC_01288 genomic region, the following are encoded:
- a CDS encoding acetate kinase, protein MSPTRVLVLNSGSSSVKYQLLDMAAGTRLAVGLVERIGEETSRFKHTHIGTDATREWTGPIPDHEAALKAVAEELSRDGLGLDSPELAAIGHRVVHGGQAFTAPTVIDDAVLAEIERLIPVAPLHNPANLVGIRTAMALRPDLPQVAVFDTAFHTTMPESAARYAIDVATADAYRIRRYGFHGTSHAYVSRATAKLLGKAPEDVNVIVLHLGNGASASAVRGGRCVDTSMGLTPLEGLVMGTRSGDLDPAVIFHLTRVGGMSTDEIDTLLNKKSGLIGLCGDNDMREIRRRIDEGDEQAELAFDIYIHRLKKYIGAYCAVLGTVDAVAFTAGVGENAGAVREAAVAGLELLGLEVDGVLNAVRSDEPRLISPASGRVAVAVVPTDEELEIATQTYALVGNYNA, encoded by the coding sequence GTGAGTCCCACGCGTGTCCTCGTCCTCAACTCCGGCTCCTCGTCGGTGAAGTACCAGCTGCTCGACATGGCGGCCGGCACCCGTCTCGCCGTAGGACTCGTCGAGCGGATCGGTGAGGAGACCTCCCGGTTCAAGCACACCCACATCGGCACGGACGCCACCCGTGAGTGGACCGGCCCGATCCCCGATCACGAGGCCGCCCTGAAGGCCGTAGCGGAAGAGCTGTCGAGGGACGGACTCGGCCTGGACTCACCGGAGTTGGCGGCCATCGGGCATCGGGTCGTGCACGGTGGGCAGGCCTTCACCGCGCCGACCGTCATCGACGACGCCGTGCTCGCCGAGATCGAACGGCTCATCCCTGTCGCGCCGTTGCACAATCCGGCGAACCTCGTCGGGATCCGGACCGCGATGGCGTTGCGGCCCGATCTGCCGCAGGTGGCCGTGTTCGACACCGCGTTCCACACGACGATGCCGGAGTCGGCCGCGCGGTACGCGATCGACGTGGCGACCGCGGACGCGTACCGGATCCGGCGGTACGGGTTCCACGGGACCTCGCACGCGTATGTGTCGCGGGCGACGGCGAAGCTGCTGGGGAAGGCGCCCGAGGACGTCAACGTGATCGTGCTGCACCTCGGGAACGGGGCGTCCGCCTCGGCCGTGCGGGGTGGGCGGTGTGTGGACACCTCCATGGGGCTGACGCCGTTGGAGGGGCTGGTGATGGGGACGCGGTCGGGAGACCTGGATCCGGCCGTCATCTTCCATTTGACGCGTGTTGGCGGAATGTCCACCGATGAGATCGACACTCTTCTCAACAAGAAGAGCGGTCTGATCGGGTTGTGCGGGGACAACGACATGCGGGAGATCCGGCGCCGGATCGACGAGGGCGACGAACAGGCGGAACTCGCCTTCGACATCTACATTCACCGGTTGAAGAAGTACATCGGTGCCTACTGCGCGGTACTCGGCACAGTGGACGCGGTCGCCTTCACCGCGGGGGTCGGGGAGAACGCGGGCGCCGTGCGGGAGGCCGCCGTCGCGGGCCTGGAGCTGCTGGGGCTTGAGGTGGACGGCGTGCTGAACGCCGTACGGAGTGATGAGCCGCGGCTGATCTCGCCGGCGTCCGGGCGGGTCGCGGTCGCGGTGGTGCCGACGGACGAGGAATTGGAGATCGCCACACAGACCTATGCACTGGTCGGAAATTACAACGCCTGA
- a CDS encoding TetR/AcrR family transcriptional regulator, whose amino-acid sequence MQSSTPAPRAAGRPRSTTADTAILAATREALVELGWSKLTLGDVATRAGVAKTTLYRRWAGKNELVVDAVAELFDELHLPDRGTLAADIEGVVLQFAAILARPEAKSGLMAVVAESIHDDALRDRIRESIVDRQKCLVLEGRARAQARGELPPETDPQEAARTADLIFDVVAGAVVHRTLVSAEPADEEWVHSFTQVLLLGLTSLNNP is encoded by the coding sequence ATGCAGAGCAGCACTCCCGCCCCACGCGCCGCGGGACGCCCCCGCAGCACCACCGCGGACACCGCGATCCTGGCGGCGACCCGGGAGGCCCTGGTCGAACTCGGCTGGTCCAAGCTCACGTTGGGAGACGTCGCCACGCGCGCGGGGGTTGCAAAAACCACCCTCTACCGCCGCTGGGCAGGCAAGAACGAACTCGTCGTCGACGCGGTGGCCGAGCTCTTCGACGAACTCCACCTCCCCGACCGGGGCACGCTGGCCGCCGACATCGAGGGCGTGGTCCTCCAGTTCGCGGCGATCCTGGCCCGCCCGGAGGCCAAGAGCGGCCTGATGGCGGTGGTGGCCGAGTCCATCCACGACGACGCCCTGCGGGACCGCATCCGCGAATCGATCGTCGACCGCCAGAAATGCCTGGTCCTGGAGGGCAGAGCACGCGCCCAGGCCCGCGGCGAACTCCCCCCGGAGACCGACCCGCAGGAAGCCGCCCGCACGGCCGACCTCATCTTCGACGTGGTCGCGGGTGCGGTGGTCCACCGCACCCTGGTAAGCGCGGAACCGGCCGACGAGGAGTGGGTCCACAGCTTCACCCAGGTCCTCCTGCTCGGCCTGACCTCGCTGAACAACCCCTAG
- the pyk gene encoding pyruvate kinase, protein MRRSKIVCTLGPAVDSHEQLVSLIEAGMNVARFNFSHGTHAEHQGRYDRVRAAAKETGRAIGVLADLQGPKIRLETFAEGPVELVRGDEFTITTEDVPGDKTICGTTYKGLPGDVSRGDQVLINDGNVELKVLSVEGPRVKTIVIEGGVISDHKGINLPGTAVNVPALSEKDVEDLRFALRMGCDMVALSFVRDAGDVYDVHKVMDEEGRRVPVIAKVEKPQAVENMEAVVAAFDAVMVARGDLAVEYPLEKVPMVQKRLVELCRRNAKPVIVATQMMESMITNSRPTRAEASDVANAILDGADAVMLSAESSVGAYPIETVQTMSKIVQAAEEELFSKGLQPLVPGKKPRTQGGSIARAACEIADFLGGRALVAFTQSGDTARRLSRYRASQPIVAFTTDESTRNQLTLSWGVESHVVPFVNSTDEMVDMVDGEIAKINRFNPGETVIITAGSPPGVAGTTNMLRVHHLGGGEGN, encoded by the coding sequence ATGCGCCGTTCGAAAATCGTCTGTACTCTCGGCCCCGCGGTCGACTCCCACGAACAACTGGTCTCGCTGATCGAGGCCGGTATGAATGTGGCCCGTTTCAATTTCAGCCACGGCACCCACGCCGAGCACCAGGGGCGGTACGACCGCGTCCGTGCCGCGGCCAAGGAGACCGGCCGTGCCATCGGCGTCCTCGCCGACCTTCAGGGCCCGAAGATCCGCCTGGAGACCTTCGCGGAGGGTCCCGTCGAGCTGGTGCGCGGTGACGAGTTCACCATCACCACCGAGGACGTCCCGGGCGACAAGACCATCTGCGGTACGACGTACAAGGGCCTGCCCGGTGACGTCTCCCGCGGCGACCAGGTCCTCATCAACGACGGCAACGTCGAGCTGAAGGTCCTCAGCGTCGAAGGCCCCCGCGTGAAGACGATCGTCATCGAGGGCGGCGTCATCTCCGACCACAAGGGCATCAACCTGCCCGGCACGGCCGTGAACGTGCCCGCGCTGTCCGAGAAGGACGTCGAGGACCTGCGCTTCGCGCTGCGGATGGGCTGCGACATGGTCGCCCTGTCCTTCGTGCGCGACGCGGGCGACGTGTACGACGTCCACAAGGTGATGGACGAGGAGGGCCGCCGGGTCCCCGTCATCGCCAAGGTGGAGAAGCCGCAGGCGGTCGAGAACATGGAGGCCGTGGTCGCGGCGTTCGACGCGGTGATGGTGGCCCGTGGCGACCTCGCCGTCGAGTACCCGCTGGAGAAGGTCCCGATGGTGCAGAAGCGCCTGGTGGAGCTGTGCCGGCGGAACGCCAAGCCGGTGATCGTGGCGACCCAGATGATGGAGTCGATGATCACCAACTCCCGCCCCACGCGCGCCGAGGCCTCCGACGTGGCCAACGCGATCCTGGACGGCGCGGACGCGGTCATGCTGTCCGCCGAGTCCTCGGTGGGCGCCTACCCGATCGAGACCGTGCAGACGATGTCGAAGATCGTCCAGGCGGCCGAGGAGGAGCTGTTCAGCAAGGGCCTGCAGCCGCTCGTGCCGGGCAAGAAGCCGCGTACGCAGGGTGGTTCGATCGCGCGTGCCGCGTGCGAGATCGCGGACTTCCTCGGCGGCCGGGCCCTGGTGGCGTTCACGCAGTCCGGTGACACCGCCCGCCGGCTGTCCCGCTACCGCGCCTCGCAGCCGATCGTCGCGTTCACGACCGACGAGAGCACCCGCAACCAGCTCACGCTCAGCTGGGGCGTGGAGTCGCACGTGGTGCCGTTCGTCAACAGCACGGACGAGATGGTCGACATGGTCGACGGCGAGATCGCGAAGATCAACCGCTTCAACCCGGGCGAGACCGTCATCATCACCGCCGGTTCGCCCCCCGGCGTGGCCGGCACGACGAACATGCTCCGCGTCCACCACCTCGGCGGCGGCGAGGGCAACTGA
- a CDS encoding class I SAM-dependent methyltransferase, with protein sequence MPVPHDIPAETELWDAYAESAFKGDAEPAFCWTQYAGHGPGPELLGAPRGVLEIGCGTGRALAYLARRGISTQGVDLSPVMVKKVSERWGDTGAEFVCGEVLEYLALCDDTYDAVYSIFGAAWFTDPTRLFPLVRARLNPGGVFVFSQPPAIPGAYGPQGMYKGGFAGKAMFTYRYSYRPAVWERLLTRAGFSAVVAAVVGAPEPGHIGTLIVRGEA encoded by the coding sequence GTGCCCGTACCCCATGACATCCCGGCCGAGACCGAACTGTGGGACGCCTACGCCGAGTCGGCCTTCAAGGGCGATGCTGAGCCCGCGTTCTGCTGGACGCAGTACGCCGGTCATGGGCCCGGCCCTGAACTGCTCGGTGCGCCGCGCGGTGTGTTGGAGATCGGGTGTGGAACCGGTCGGGCGCTCGCCTACCTGGCGCGGCGCGGGATCAGCACGCAGGGCGTCGATCTCTCGCCGGTCATGGTCAAGAAGGTGAGCGAGCGGTGGGGTGACACCGGCGCGGAGTTCGTGTGCGGTGAGGTTCTGGAGTACCTCGCCTTGTGCGACGACACGTATGACGCGGTCTACTCGATCTTCGGTGCGGCTTGGTTCACCGACCCGACTCGGCTCTTCCCGCTTGTACGGGCGCGATTGAACCCGGGCGGCGTCTTCGTATTCTCCCAGCCGCCGGCGATTCCCGGTGCGTACGGCCCGCAGGGCATGTACAAGGGGGGCTTCGCGGGCAAGGCCATGTTCACGTACCGGTACAGCTATCGGCCTGCTGTTTGGGAGCGGTTGCTGACTCGGGCCGGGTTCTCGGCGGTTGTGGCGGCTGTTGTTGGTGCGCCTGAGCCTGGTCATATTGGGACGTTGATCGTGCGGGGCGAGGCTTAG
- the pta gene encoding phosphate acetyltransferase — protein MTRSVYVTGIDRGDGRQVVELGVMELLTRQVDRVGVFRPLVHDGPDRLFELLRARYRLSQDPATVYGMDYHEASALQAEQGTDELVSTLVDRFHLVARDYDVVLVLGTDYADTQFPDELSLNARLANEFGASVIPVVGGRKQTAESVLAETRNAYRAYDGLGCDVLAMVTNRVAREDRDEIAQRLTTRLPVPCYVVPDEPALSAPTVAQITHALGGKVLLGDDSGLARDALDFVFGGAMLPNFLKALTPGALVVTPGDRADLVIGALAAHSAGTPPIAGVLLTLNEVPSHGILTLAARLAPGTPVVSVPGTSFPTAAELFSLEGKLNAATPRKAETALGLFERYVDTGDLLKRVSAPSSDRVTPMMFEHTLLERARSDKRRIVLPEGTEARVLHAAEVLLRRGVCELTLLGPEDQIRKKAADLGIDLTAAQLIDPHISELRDRFAERYAKLRAHKGVTVELAYDVVADVNYFGTLMVQEGLADGMVSGAVHSTAATIRPAFEIIKTKPDADIVSSVFFMCLADKVLVYGDCAVNPDPNAEQLADIAIQSAATAEQFGVSARIAMLSYSTGTSGSGADVDKVREATELVRLRQPDLRIEGPIQYDAAVEPSVAATKMPESEVAGQASVLIFPDLNTGNNTYKAVQRSAGAIAVGPVLQGLRKPVNDLSRGALVSDIVNTVAITAIQAQHPIEKATAQ, from the coding sequence GTGACCCGCAGCGTGTACGTGACCGGGATCGACCGCGGCGACGGCCGTCAGGTCGTCGAGCTGGGGGTCATGGAGCTCCTGACCCGGCAGGTCGACCGGGTGGGGGTGTTCCGACCCCTCGTCCACGACGGCCCCGATCGCCTGTTCGAACTGCTGCGTGCGCGCTACCGGCTCTCCCAGGACCCCGCGACCGTCTACGGCATGGACTACCACGAGGCCTCCGCCCTCCAGGCCGAGCAGGGGACGGACGAGCTGGTGTCGACGCTCGTCGACCGGTTCCATCTCGTCGCCCGTGACTACGACGTCGTCCTCGTCCTGGGCACCGACTACGCGGACACCCAGTTCCCGGACGAGCTGTCCCTCAACGCCCGCCTCGCGAACGAGTTCGGCGCCTCCGTGATCCCCGTCGTCGGCGGCCGCAAGCAGACCGCCGAGTCCGTGCTCGCGGAGACGCGCAACGCCTATCGCGCCTACGACGGCCTCGGCTGCGACGTCCTCGCCATGGTCACCAACCGGGTCGCCCGCGAGGACCGGGACGAGATCGCCCAGCGGCTCACCACCCGGCTGCCGGTGCCCTGTTACGTCGTACCGGACGAGCCCGCCCTCTCCGCGCCGACCGTCGCGCAGATCACCCACGCCCTCGGCGGCAAGGTCCTCCTCGGGGACGACTCCGGGCTCGCCCGGGACGCGCTCGACTTCGTGTTCGGCGGGGCGATGCTGCCCAACTTCCTCAAGGCGCTGACCCCGGGCGCGCTCGTCGTCACCCCGGGCGACCGCGCCGACCTCGTCATCGGCGCCCTCGCCGCGCACAGCGCCGGCACCCCGCCGATAGCCGGCGTGCTGCTCACCCTGAACGAGGTGCCCAGCCACGGCATCCTCACCCTCGCAGCGCGTCTCGCGCCGGGTACGCCGGTGGTCTCCGTGCCCGGCACCTCCTTCCCCACCGCCGCCGAACTCTTCTCCCTGGAGGGGAAGTTGAACGCGGCCACCCCGCGCAAGGCGGAGACCGCGCTCGGCCTCTTCGAGCGGTACGTCGACACCGGCGACCTCCTCAAGCGCGTCTCGGCGCCGAGCAGCGACCGGGTCACCCCGATGATGTTCGAGCACACGCTCCTGGAGCGGGCCCGCTCGGACAAGCGCAGGATCGTCCTCCCGGAGGGCACCGAGGCCCGCGTCCTGCACGCCGCCGAGGTGCTACTCCGGCGCGGTGTCTGCGAGTTGACCCTGCTCGGCCCCGAGGACCAGATCCGCAAGAAGGCCGCCGACCTCGGCATCGACCTCACCGCCGCCCAGTTGATCGACCCGCACATCTCCGAACTCCGCGACCGCTTCGCCGAGCGGTACGCCAAGCTCCGCGCCCACAAGGGCGTGACCGTCGAACTCGCCTACGACGTCGTCGCCGACGTGAACTACTTCGGGACGTTGATGGTCCAGGAGGGGCTCGCCGACGGGATGGTCTCCGGCGCCGTGCACTCCACCGCCGCGACCATCCGGCCCGCCTTCGAGATCATCAAGACCAAGCCGGACGCCGACATCGTCTCGTCCGTCTTCTTCATGTGCCTCGCCGACAAGGTGCTGGTGTACGGCGACTGCGCGGTCAACCCCGACCCGAACGCGGAGCAGTTGGCCGACATCGCCATCCAATCGGCCGCCACCGCCGAGCAGTTCGGCGTCTCCGCCCGCATCGCGATGCTCTCGTACTCCACCGGTACGTCCGGCTCGGGCGCCGACGTCGACAAGGTGCGCGAGGCGACCGAACTGGTGCGCCTGCGGCAGCCCGACCTGCGGATCGAGGGGCCGATCCAGTACGACGCCGCCGTCGAGCCGAGTGTCGCCGCCACCAAGATGCCGGAGTCCGAAGTCGCCGGTCAGGCAAGCGTGTTGATCTTCCCCGACCTGAACACCGGCAACAACACCTACAAGGCCGTGCAGCGTTCGGCCGGCGCGATCGCGGTCGGGCCGGTGCTCCAGGGGCTGCGCAAGCCGGTCAACGACCTGTCTCGGGGCGCCCTCGTCTCGGACATCGTCAACACCGTCGCCATCACGGCGATCCAGGCGCAGCACCCGATCGAGAAGGCAACCGCCCAGTGA
- a CDS encoding XRE family transcriptional regulator, whose protein sequence is MGPEHVAYGMRASYGLPYVTPDLVIAWERGLTAPSGPELTALSGVLWCSPAELIGKPRTLREHRLARGLAPEDVARTVGLELLAYLRMEEHDQWRGTERQSSALADLLDLSLPDFISVTGRDSRLADLLRSAMTTRWQAYVRPIGKMVPLDRRLLEDSLQELHEDYQAQMVATLTWGGGNSAVEAGEAGRDFLDQIISRFWSMVERSTY, encoded by the coding sequence ATGGGCCCGGAACACGTCGCGTACGGCATGCGTGCCTCGTACGGGCTGCCCTATGTCACGCCTGACCTGGTCATCGCCTGGGAGCGCGGGCTCACCGCGCCCTCCGGTCCCGAACTCACCGCGCTGTCCGGCGTGTTGTGGTGCTCCCCGGCCGAACTCATCGGCAAGCCACGCACGCTGCGTGAGCATCGCCTCGCCCGGGGCCTCGCGCCGGAGGACGTCGCCCGGACCGTCGGGCTCGAACTCCTCGCGTATCTGCGGATGGAGGAGCACGACCAGTGGCGCGGCACCGAGCGCCAGTCCTCCGCGCTCGCCGATCTCCTCGACCTCTCGCTGCCCGACTTCATCAGCGTCACCGGGCGCGACAGCCGCCTCGCGGATTTGCTGCGCAGCGCCATGACCACGCGGTGGCAGGCGTATGTACGCCCGATCGGCAAGATGGTGCCGCTGGACCGGCGCCTCCTGGAGGACTCCCTCCAGGAGTTGCACGAGGACTACCAGGCGCAGATGGTCGCCACCCTGACCTGGGGCGGCGGCAACTCCGCCGTCGAAGCGGGCGAGGCCGGCCGGGACTTCCTCGACCAGATCATCAGCCGGTTCTGGTCCATGGTCGAGCGGAGTACCTACTGA
- a CDS encoding DUF6114 domain-containing protein translates to MSAETPAAPGQFARRRLQFRAWRGTRPFWAGLFVMLGGLPIAYFPYAHLQVGHLTLAMATTAGSGSLIIGVLLVVLGFSLWYQKHVRTFAGVAAILLALVSIPVSNLGGFLVGFLLAMVGGALAVSWAPGAPPEPQSLQDVAQGEGGAPAAAAPYEAAPHDSASYYAKPHEPAPYESADGMDEPNDLSGTSPVNNGANGRHSAG, encoded by the coding sequence ATGAGCGCCGAGACTCCTGCCGCACCCGGCCAGTTCGCCCGCCGGAGGCTGCAGTTTCGTGCCTGGCGTGGCACGAGGCCGTTCTGGGCCGGTCTGTTCGTCATGCTCGGCGGACTCCCGATCGCCTACTTCCCGTACGCACATCTCCAGGTGGGCCATCTGACGCTGGCGATGGCCACCACCGCGGGCTCCGGGTCCCTGATCATCGGCGTACTGCTGGTCGTCCTGGGCTTCAGCCTCTGGTACCAGAAGCACGTGCGCACCTTCGCGGGTGTCGCGGCGATCCTGCTGGCGCTGGTGTCCATCCCCGTGTCCAACCTCGGCGGCTTCCTGGTCGGCTTCCTCCTCGCCATGGTCGGCGGGGCACTGGCCGTGTCGTGGGCGCCGGGCGCACCGCCGGAGCCGCAGTCGCTCCAGGACGTCGCACAGGGAGAGGGCGGCGCCCCCGCCGCGGCCGCACCGTACGAGGCGGCACCGCACGACTCCGCGTCGTACTACGCCAAGCCTCACGAGCCCGCGCCGTACGAGTCCGCCGACGGCATGGACGAGCCGAACGATCTGTCAGGAACGAGCCCGGTGAACAACGGGGCGAACGGGAGGCACAGTGCCGGCTGA
- a CDS encoding ATP-dependent 6-phosphofructokinase, with amino-acid sequence MRIGVLTAGGDCPGLNAVIRSVVHRAVDNYGDEVIGFEDGYAGLLEGHYRTLDLDAVSGILARGGTILGSSRLERDRLREACENALDIARDFGIDALIPIGGEGTLTAARMLSDAGLPVVGVPKTIDNDISSTDRTFGFDTAVGVATEAMDRLKTTAESHQRVMVVEVMGRHAGWIALESGMAAGAHGICLPERPFDPADLVKMVEERFARGKRFAVVCVAEGAHPAEGSMDYNKGEIDQFGHERFQGIGTALAYELERRLGKEAKPVILGHIQRGGVPTAYDRVLATRFGWHAVEAAHQGEFGRMTALRGTDVVMVPLAEAVTELKTVPKDRMDEAESVF; translated from the coding sequence ATGCGTATCGGAGTTCTCACCGCAGGCGGCGACTGCCCCGGCCTGAACGCCGTGATCCGGTCGGTCGTGCACCGAGCGGTCGACAACTACGGCGACGAGGTCATCGGCTTCGAGGACGGCTATGCCGGACTGCTCGAAGGCCATTACCGCACCCTCGACCTGGACGCGGTCAGCGGCATCCTCGCCCGCGGCGGCACGATCCTGGGTTCGTCACGACTGGAGCGGGACCGCCTCCGCGAGGCCTGCGAGAACGCGCTGGACATCGCGCGGGACTTCGGGATCGACGCGCTGATCCCGATCGGCGGCGAGGGCACGTTGACGGCGGCCCGCATGCTGTCCGACGCGGGCCTGCCGGTCGTAGGAGTCCCCAAGACGATCGACAACGACATCTCGTCGACGGACCGCACGTTCGGCTTCGACACGGCGGTCGGGGTCGCGACGGAGGCGATGGACCGCCTGAAGACGACGGCGGAGTCGCACCAGCGGGTGATGGTCGTCGAGGTCATGGGCCGGCACGCGGGCTGGATCGCGCTGGAGTCCGGGATGGCGGCGGGCGCGCACGGCATCTGCCTGCCCGAGCGCCCCTTCGACCCGGCCGACCTGGTCAAGATGGTCGAGGAACGCTTCGCCCGCGGCAAGAGGTTCGCCGTCGTGTGCGTGGCCGAGGGCGCGCACCCCGCCGAGGGTTCCATGGACTACAACAAGGGCGAGATCGACCAGTTCGGCCACGAGCGCTTCCAGGGCATCGGCACGGCGCTGGCCTACGAGTTGGAGCGCCGCCTCGGCAAGGAGGCCAAGCCGGTCATCCTCGGCCACATCCAGCGCGGCGGCGTACCGACCGCGTACGACCGGGTGCTGGCGACCCGCTTCGGCTGGCACGCGGTGGAGGCCGCGCACCAGGGGGAGTTCGGGCGGATGACCGCGCTGCGGGGGACGGACGTGGTGATGGTGCCGCTGGCCGAGGCGGTCACCGAGCTGAAGACGGTGCCGAAGGACCGGATGGACGAGGCGGAGTCGGTTTTCTAG
- a CDS encoding tetratricopeptide repeat protein codes for MQPRNMSMSGVVDLAAVKAAQEAKVKAEQARAETARQGGGGAVSPADLVIDVDEAGFESEVLQRSTEVPVVIDFWAEWCEPCKQLSPLLERLALDYNGRFVLAKIDVDANQMLMQQFGVQGIPAVFAVVAGQALPLFQGAAAESQIRETLDQLIQVAEQRFGLTGLDVDPDAAPGDRPEVVAEVPAGPYDALLEAAVQALDAGDFGGAVQAYKNVLSDDPGNSEAKLGLAQAELLHRVSTLDPQQVRTEAADKPGDATAQIAAADLDLVGGHVEDAFSRLIDTVRRTVGDDRDAVRLRLLELFEVVGADDPRVTAARRALARALF; via the coding sequence ATGCAGCCACGGAACATGTCCATGAGCGGAGTCGTCGACCTCGCCGCGGTGAAGGCGGCCCAGGAGGCCAAGGTCAAGGCGGAGCAGGCGCGCGCCGAGACCGCCAGGCAGGGCGGCGGCGGGGCCGTCTCCCCGGCCGACCTGGTGATCGACGTAGATGAGGCGGGGTTCGAGAGCGAGGTCCTTCAGCGGTCCACCGAGGTCCCGGTCGTCATCGACTTCTGGGCCGAGTGGTGCGAGCCGTGCAAGCAGCTGAGCCCGCTCCTGGAGCGGCTCGCGCTTGATTACAACGGGCGCTTCGTCCTTGCCAAGATCGACGTCGACGCCAATCAGATGCTGATGCAGCAGTTCGGGGTGCAGGGCATCCCGGCCGTCTTCGCGGTGGTCGCCGGCCAGGCGCTGCCGCTCTTCCAGGGTGCCGCCGCCGAGTCGCAGATCCGGGAGACCCTCGACCAGTTGATCCAGGTCGCCGAGCAGCGCTTCGGCCTCACCGGTCTCGACGTCGACCCCGACGCCGCGCCGGGCGACCGGCCCGAGGTCGTCGCCGAAGTTCCGGCGGGACCGTACGACGCGCTGCTCGAAGCCGCCGTACAGGCCCTGGACGCGGGGGACTTCGGCGGGGCCGTGCAGGCGTACAAGAACGTGCTGAGCGACGACCCGGGCAACTCCGAGGCCAAACTGGGGCTCGCCCAGGCCGAGTTGCTGCACCGGGTGTCGACGCTCGACCCGCAGCAGGTGCGCACCGAGGCCGCCGATAAGCCGGGTGACGCGACGGCGCAGATCGCCGCCGCCGACCTGGATCTGGTGGGCGGCCATGTCGAGGACGCGTTCAGCCGGCTGATCGACACCGTGCGGCGCACGGTGGGTGACGACCGGGATGCCGTACGGCTGCGGCTGCTGGAGCTGTTCGAGGTCGTCGGGGCCGATGACCCCAGGGTGACGGCGGCCCGGCGGGCACTGGCGCGGGCGCTGTTCTGA
- a CDS encoding DUF6230 family protein encodes MESQVRGGTRWKRFAVVMVPSVAATACIGVALAQGALAASFSVSGQSFKVTADQLNGTGFAQYGALDSGYNLDGSKSLHPVAVSSFKSASITNMCQSVVTPNIPLLGSVSLVLKAGGSGTPVEASNLYIDVEDLSADAVFHNIDIGVAAGNTGADKGGKGPGMKGGSEAANPYGFAQQAESAELSNVKQTAWATTAGTFKLSGLKMSVSAGTHECY; translated from the coding sequence ATGGAGTCCCAGGTGCGTGGCGGGACGAGATGGAAGCGCTTCGCTGTGGTCATGGTGCCCAGCGTCGCCGCTACGGCGTGTATAGGTGTGGCCCTCGCGCAGGGTGCTCTCGCCGCGTCATTCAGCGTTTCCGGTCAGTCGTTCAAGGTGACGGCCGACCAGCTCAACGGCACGGGCTTCGCCCAGTACGGAGCCCTGGACTCGGGCTACAACCTGGACGGCAGCAAGTCGCTCCACCCCGTCGCGGTCTCGTCGTTCAAGTCCGCGTCGATCACCAACATGTGCCAGTCGGTGGTCACCCCGAACATCCCGCTGCTCGGGTCCGTCAGCCTCGTGCTGAAGGCCGGCGGCAGCGGTACGCCGGTCGAGGCCTCGAACCTGTACATCGACGTCGAGGACCTCAGCGCCGACGCTGTGTTCCACAACATCGACATCGGTGTGGCGGCCGGCAACACGGGCGCCGACAAGGGCGGCAAGGGTCCGGGCATGAAGGGCGGCAGCGAGGCTGCCAACCCCTACGGCTTCGCCCAGCAGGCCGAGTCGGCCGAGCTGAGCAACGTGAAGCAGACGGCGTGGGCCACCACTGCCGGAACCTTCAAGCTCAGCGGGCTGAAGATGTCGGTCTCGGCCGGCACCCACGAGTGCTACTAG